TCTGGCCATTGCCCTGGCCCAGGAAGGCGGCATCGGCATCATCCACCGCAACCTGTCCGTCGAGGAACAGGTCCGGGAAGTCACCAAGGTGAAGCGTTCGGCCAGCGGCGTCATCGCCGACCCGGTCTGCCTGTCGCCGGACGAGACCATCAAAACCGCCAAGAAGATTATGGCCGACCACCACATCTCCGGCATACCCATCGTGGTGGAAGCCAACCCCGAAGGAATTCGGGATGGCAAAGGAAGCGTATCGTCTGGCGCCAAAAAGCTGGTCGGCATCCTGACCATCCGTGACCTGCGCTTCCAGAAATCCGATGACAAGAAAATCTCCGAGGTCATGACCAAGGAGCACCTGGTTACCGCCGCGCCCAATACCACCCTGGAGCAGGCCAAGCAGATTCTCCACAAGAACAAGGTGGAAAAACTCCTGCTGGTGGACAAGGACCATTTCCTCAAGGGTATGATTACCATTAAAGACATCAACAAGACGCTGCAATTCCCGAACGCCTGCCGTGACAAACAGGGCCGGCTGGTGGTCGGCGCGGCGGTCGGCGTCAATGACATGGCCCGGGTGGAAAAACTCATTGCCGCCAATGTGGATGTCCTGGTGGTGGACACGGCGCACGGCCATTCGGCCAACGTGATTAATACGGTCCGGAACATCAAGAAGCATTTCAAGATAGACGTGGTGGCCGGCAACGTGGCCACGGCTGAAGGGACCCATGATTTAATCAAGGCCGGGGCGGACGGCGTCAAGGTCGGCATCGGGCCCGGCTCCATCTGCACCACCAGAATCATTGCCGGCGTGGGCGTGCCCCAGGGCACGGCGGTTTATGAATGCGCCAAGGCCGCGGCCAAATACAAGGTCCCGATCATCGCGGACGGCGGCATCAGGCATTCCGGCGACATCACCAAGGCCCTGGCGCTGGGCGCCTCGTCCGTCATGATTGGCGGCCTGTTCGCCGCGGTCAACGAAAGCCCGGGCGAGGTCTTCCTGTTCAAAGGCCGGCCTTACAAGGTCTATCGCGGCATGGGCTCCGAAGGCGCCATGATTAAGGGCTCCAAGGAACGCTACGGCCAGGCCGAAATCACCGAAAAATCCAAGTTAGTCCCCGAAGGCATCGAGGGCCAGACCCCGTCGCGCGGCTCCTTAAGCGACCTGGTCTATCAGCTGGTGGGCGGAATAAAATCAGGCATGGGCTACTGCGGCGCCAGGGATTTAAATACCCTGCGCAGCAAATCCAGGTTTGTCAGGATTTCGCCGGCCTCGCTCAAGGAAAGCCACCCGCACGACATCGTCATCACCAAGGAAGCGCCCAACTACTGGGTGGAGTAGGAATATCTCCGCATTTTATACCCTACATCTAATCAGCGCAAACTTGTAGTGAGCCGTTCGGCCCTGAGTTCGCTGCCGAATCTAGCTGTGTAAATTGCCTGCGCTAAACCCTTCGCTGTCTCTTAGCGAACGTGTGGATTACACCCGGGCCACCTGAATATCTAAGGCCAGTGATTTGCGTATCCCGCCCGGTTTGGTTGAATCAGGCGTTGAAATGACCATAAAATCAATCCGGGAGTCACCGCCTGAGGTGAATGGGACAATCCCTTCTTTGCGATATTCATTAATCAGTTGATTTAATTCCTCATTGGCACGCTCGATGATGTGCCCTGCAAAATCAAGGGTGATTATCTCGCTGCCCCAATGAACAATCCGGCTGTCTAATATGCGTTTGAACTTATTAAGTTTCTCAGGGGTGGTGATGATTGCGGGTTCACCCACAACCGGGGTCTTTTGCGCTCTCAAATAATCAACCAAACTCCTCACGCCGGCCAGGGCCATTATGGCCATCCGGGCCAGCCCCAGGATATGGCCGGCCTTATATCCATTAAGCGGCCCGGTATAGGCGCACCATTTCTTGTCATATTCCTTTTGACCGGATGCCAACCCCTTCTCATATCCCCCACTTTCAAAAGCCGCCTGGCGTGCCTGGAAATAACGCTTTCCCGCATGCGCCAAACTATCGTGCGTTTTATTCATCACATCCTCGTAGGTCAGGCCGTGTTTTGAGACCCATTTCGGGTTGAGAAAAGAGGCAATTTCATTCTCCAGTGGTTTGGCTATTTTTTCCTTGAAATCCTTCTGGGTCTTGATGGCCTTTTGGATGCCCTGATAGGTCTTGGAAGCGGCCTTTTTGGCGCCGCTCAGCCATTTAGCGCTGATTTCCGGCGGAATTTCTGTAAAATAGGGCGCGACCAATTGCGCCTTGAATTCTATTTGGTTCACCCCGTTAGAAATATCTCCATTTAGTAATTTATCGTTTTTCATATGTTTTATCTTATGTCTGGGAAATTTCTAACGGGGCAAGTTTTATAACTCCTTATTATTATATAGTTAGATGAAAATGGGGTGCCCCCACCCCACTCCAATACCATACCCCATACCACCCTGTTAGATTACCCATACTACCTTGTTAGGTCACTCATACTACCATTTTAGGTTATTCATACCACCTTTTTAGGTCGCTTATACCACCTTTTTAGGCCACCCATACTACCTTATAAGGTTATGTAT
The genomic region above belongs to Planctomycetota bacterium and contains:
- the guaB gene encoding IMP dehydrogenase is translated as MDSKFFTEAFTFDDLLLVPQKSEIIPTEVNTQTFFSRHIPLNIPIISSPMDTVTEAHLAIALAQEGGIGIIHRNLSVEEQVREVTKVKRSASGVIADPVCLSPDETIKTAKKIMADHHISGIPIVVEANPEGIRDGKGSVSSGAKKLVGILTIRDLRFQKSDDKKISEVMTKEHLVTAAPNTTLEQAKQILHKNKVEKLLLVDKDHFLKGMITIKDINKTLQFPNACRDKQGRLVVGAAVGVNDMARVEKLIAANVDVLVVDTAHGHSANVINTVRNIKKHFKIDVVAGNVATAEGTHDLIKAGADGVKVGIGPGSICTTRIIAGVGVPQGTAVYECAKAAAKYKVPIIADGGIRHSGDITKALALGASSVMIGGLFAAVNESPGEVFLFKGRPYKVYRGMGSEGAMIKGSKERYGQAEITEKSKLVPEGIEGQTPSRGSLSDLVYQLVGGIKSGMGYCGARDLNTLRSKSRFVRISPASLKESHPHDIVITKEAPNYWVE